In Nilaparvata lugens isolate BPH chromosome 5, ASM1435652v1, whole genome shotgun sequence, the following proteins share a genomic window:
- the LOC120351380 gene encoding uncharacterized protein LOC120351380, whose product MDKQQSDKAAAATSEEAVTPTNNTLVESIAHDKEVEVEMASEEWCVVDSSESPPAKRVHFSTACDTPKRGGRGHGIYFADQRRVIAQGRGRQIDVAGVSADSSLQQSSRNSGQQAEASSSSLILLDVTNSSQPRIVNATATNIDNEVENIDPQETSSSKR is encoded by the exons ATGGACAAGCAACAATCCGATAAAGCAGCGGCTGCAACAAGCGAAGAAGCAGTAACACCAACAAACAACAC CCTGGTTGAGTCGATAGCGCACGAcaaggaggtggaggtggaaaTGGCAAGTGAGGAATGGTGCGTGGTTGACAGCAGCGAATCGCCGCCGGCAAAACGTGTGCACTTTTCCACAGCGTGCGATACGCCAAAACGTGGCGGACGGGGCCACGGCATTTATTTTGCCGATCAACGACGCGTCATCGCTCAGGGCAGAGGCCGCCAAATTGATGTGGCTGGTGTGAGCGCGGACTCATCATTGCAACAGTCCAGTCGCAATAGTGGTCAGCAAGCtgaagcatcatcatcatcactgatTCTGCTAGACGTGACAAACTCATCGCAACCGAGGATCGTGAACGCTACTGCTACTAACATCGACAACGAAGTTGAAAACATTGACCCGCAGGAAACAAGCTCTTCAAAGCGGTAA
- the LOC120351379 gene encoding uncharacterized protein LOC120351379 isoform X1, with protein sequence MDYTIERSTSINSSAVRYRFVFRKIFIDVVQTLLQILKPKVIELIVEESDNFDKNIKWYFVTTVQLKKVNVDSGSSSDQSQQEEIVETMTNASFYSYTSLLINVDEQLDILQDQFISGVEKIESTLDKFIRYGSGWSVVRIISFDLNITRYNPLAGGNSTYIETPAFIKAKRAVINVKNTNDSKCFVWSVLSYFHYRRRNMNVDYLMQFENNLNLTGIKFPTTVHDIKKFEVQNLNISITVIAYDAAKKKFFPYRCSIYRQREHKINLLLLSNDTTPKKWHYVLINTCQGYNGLSRLLSHHLSLHNGQVFICPYCFNKFTTNRHANCDGKTNLEKHMDLCSTFAIQRTVLPKQGEMLKFKNFSYTLKNKYIAFADFESFIVPTNNGEELDDDDDENVDDLLGTDIGNSFTRKTQKHVACGYAFIILDESGEIFYGPRVYRATSVGEKIIEQFLDEIIAIGRNCSIDMQQEVPMIELNEEQLLAFNNSTVCFLCNDEFKANEIRIRHHSHTTGHFLGATHKSCNLNAKAPKLLNCFFHNFRGYDSHFIVKALAGRKEKIDCIANSSEKFLTITIDRVRFLDSFQFLSSSLQSLVANLASDTENIDTNFKVMCKIFNDKNQQKLLLRKGVYPYQYITDAEKFEEQQLPAIDSFYSTLSNTALQVDDYEHAQKVWREFNINSLGEYHDLYLLSDCLLLADIFQNFRTVFFTIYKLDVSHFVSLPHFSLNAMLYLTKVRLELISNADMNLLIESGLRGGLSVIPHRHAVANNKYMGANYNPAIENSFLLYLDCTSLYAHTMIAYKLPESNFRFLSQDEITALGDFTSIHDEAETGYIIEADLSYPVNLHELHNSFPLAPLKDQPPYNLFSPYQTDNTVALRREAAARRPSPDTAASATASSRLLATLYNRKRYVLHYRNLKLYLSLGMKLTAVHRVIAFHQSYWLKPFIDLNAQLRKEAKNSFERTLFKFLSNSLFGKLMENNRKRIDFKLITCQKKLESLIAKPSCKRWIVFDKDIVAVQMCKTEIKLDRPIYAGFSILDLSKFTMFNFHYNIFLKMFDPSCVKLCMSDTDSLLYHIKSDNIYAVIKQNLQHFDTSAYPVTHCCYSQLNHGVPGTFKDELKSGIITAFCGLRAKLYSFEYVLSSSASSGSDSSSSSSSSNNSSSIKDSSYEKFSKHAAKGVARTIINNKLRYDMYMKCLTDRLVQRECFSQLRSYSHDIYQISCAKVALSPFDTKRYIESNGIDTKAWGHYLIEERRREDIDSSSSNTASGTAVTSD encoded by the exons ATggattatactattgaacgaagtACTAGCATAAATTCGAGTGCAGTTCGCTACAgatttgtttttagaaaaatattcattgatgttgttcaaacattattgcaaattttaaagccgaaagtaattgaattaattgttgaagaaagtgataattttgacaaaaatattaaatggtattttgttacaactgttcaattgaaaaaagtaaatgttGATAGCGGCAGCAGCAGCGATCAATCGCAACAAGAAGAAATCGTTGAAACTATGACAAACGCATCGTTTTACAGTTATACGTCATTGTTAATTAATGTTGATGAACAATTAGATATTTTGCAAGACCAATTTATTAGTGgtgtagagaaaattgaatcaacgcttgataaatttattaggTACGGCAGTGGTTGGTCTGTAGTTAGaatcatttcatttgatttgaatattactcGTTACAATCCTTTAGCTGGCGGAAATAGTACATACATTGAAACACCTGcttttataaaagcaaaaagagccgttataaatgtaaaaaacaCAAATGATAGTAAATGTTTTGTATGGAGTGTACTTAGCTATTTTCATTACAGACGTAGAAATATGAATGTTGACTATCTgatgcaatttgaaaataatctaaatttgacCGGTATTAAGTTTCCTACTACAGTGCAtgacattaaaaaatttgaagtgcaaaatttaaacatttctatAACAGTGATTGCTTATGATGCTgctaaaaaaaagtttttcccgTACCGTTGTTCAATTTATAGACAACGCGAACATAAAATCAATCTTCTACTATTGTCAAATGATACAACGCCGAAAAAATGGCATTATGTTCTGATAAACACGTGTCAAGGGTATAACGGATTGTCACGGCTACTGAGTCATCACTTGTCTTTGCATAATGGTCAAGTGTTCATTTGTCCATATTGTTTTAACAAATTTACAACTAACCGGCATGCAAATTGCGATGGAAAAACCAATCTAGAAAAACATATGGATTTGTGTTCAACATTTGCAATACAAAGAACAGTACTACCTAAACAGGGTgaaatgttaaagtttaaaaatttttcGTACACACTAAAAAATAAGTACATTGCATTTgccgattttgaaagttttattgtacCAACAAATAACGGTGAGGAGCTCGATGACGATGACgatgaaaatgttgatgatttGCTCGGAACTGATATAGGAAATAGCTTTACaaggaaaacacaaaaacatgttgcttgcggctatgcgtttattattttagacgaATCAGGTGAAATATTCTACGGCCCACGCGTTTATAGAGCTACAAGTGTTGGcgagaaaattattgaacaatttcttGATGAGATCATTGCCATAGGTCGAAACTGTTCCATTGATATGCAACAAGAAGTGCCcatgattgaattaaatgaagaaCAATTATTAGCTTTTAACAATAGTACAGTATGTTTCTTGTGCAACGATGAATTTAAAGCCAACGAAATTCGTATTAGGCACCATTCTCATACAACAGGCCATTTTCTCGGTGCAACGCACAAGTCATGTAATTTAAATGCAAAAGCACCAAAACTAttaaactgtttttttcataattttcgcgGATATGATAGTCATTTCATTGTTAAGGCATTAGCAGGACGAAAGGAGaaaattgattgtattgcaaACTCATCGGAAAAATTCCTCACAATTACAATAGATCGAGTACGTTTCCTTGACAGTTTTCAATTCTTAAGCTCAAGTCTACAGTCACTTGTTGCCAATCTTGCAAGTGATACAGAAAACATTGATACTAATTTCAAAGTAATGTGTAAAATAttcaacgataaaaatcaacaaaaacttTTACTACGTAAAGGCGTGTACCCGTATCAGTACATAACAGATgctgaaaaatttgaagaacagCAATTGCCGGCAATTGACTCATTTTACAGTACACTTAGTAATACAGCATTGCAAGTAGACGATTACGAGCATGCACAGAAAGTTTGGCGCGAATTTAACATAAACTCATTGGGTGAATATCATGATCTCTACCTTTTGTCAGATTGCTTACTGCtggcag atatttttcaaaattttaggactgtattttttacaatttacaaacTGGATGTATCACACTTTGTATCGTTACCGCATTTTTCGTTGAATGCAATGTTATATTTGACTAAAGTACGTTTAGAATTAATTAGCAATGCTGATATGAACTTGCTCATAGAATCTGGTTTACGCGGTGGTCTGTCAGTTATTCCCCACCGTCATGCAGtcgcaaacaataaatatatgggCGCAAATTATAACCCAgctattgaaaatagttttttgctCTATCTTGATTGTACAAGCTTATACGCACATACAATGATTGCCTACAAGCTACCTGAatcaaatttcagatttttatcaCAAGATGAAATTACGGCTTTAGGCGATTTTACAAGCATACACGATGAAGCCGAGACTGGCTATATAATTGAAGCAGACCTGTCCTATCCAGTTAATTTACACGAATTACATAACAGCTTCCCCCTGGCACCATTAAAAGATCAGCCGCCTTACAACCTGTTCTCTCCATATCAAACAGACAACACTGTTGCTCTGCGCAGAGAAGCGGCCGCGCGCCGCCCGTCTCCCGACACAGCCGCCTCCGCCACCGCGTCATCACGTCTTTTAGCCACCCTTTATAATCGTAAACGATATGTACTCcactatagaaatttgaaactttatttaagCTTGGGCATGAAATTGACTGCTGTACATAGAGTAATCGCTTTTCATCAGTCGTACTGGCTTAAaccgtttattgatttgaatgcgCAACTGAGAAAGGAagcaaaaaattcatttgaacgtaccctctttaaatttctttcaaatagtctGTTCGGAAAGTTGATGGAGAATAATAGGAAAAGAATAGATTTTAAGCTAATTACTTGtcagaaaaaattggaaagtttGATTGCAAAACCAAGCTGTAAACGATGGATTGTGTTTGACAAAGACATTGTCGCTGTACAAATgtgtaaaacagaaataaaattagatcgtccaatttatgctggtttttcaattcttgatttgagtaaatttacaatgttcaatttccactacaacattttcttgaaaatgttcgaTCCAAGCTGTGTTAAATTGTGCATGAGCGATACAGACTCGTTGCTATACCATATCAAATCGGACAATATCTATGCagttatcaaacaaaatctTCAACATTTTGACACAAGTGCTTATCCTGTCACACATTGTTGTTATAGTCAATTGAACCATGGTGTGCCTGGCACatttaaagatgaattaaaatCTGGCATTATTACCGCTTTTTGCGGTCTTCGTGCAaaactttacagttttgaatatgtactaAGCAGTAGTGCTAGTAGCGGCAGTgacagtagtagtagtagtagtagtagtaataatagTAGTAGTATTAAGGATAGttcttatgaaaaatttagCAAGCACGCAGCTAAAGGCGTAGCAAGaacaattataaacaataaactaagatATGACATGTACATGAAATGCCTGACAGATAGATTAGTTCAACGTGAATGCTTTTCACAATTACGCAGTTATTCacatgatatttatcaaatatcgtGTGCCAAAGTTGCATTATCACCATTTGACacaaaaagatacattgaatcaaACGGTATAGATACGAAAGCGTGGGgtcattatttaatagaagagagaagaagagaagatattgatagcagcagcagcaacacgGCTAGCGGGACTGCTGTTACGTCAGATTGA
- the LOC120351379 gene encoding uncharacterized protein LOC120351379 isoform X2: MDYTIERSTSINSSAVRYRFVFRKIFIDVVQTLLQILKPKVIELIVEESDNFDKNIKWYFVTTVQLKKVNVDSGSSSDQSQQEEIVETMTNASFYSYTSLLINVDEQLDILQDQFISGVEKIESTLDKFIRYGSGWSVVRIISFDLNITRYNPLAGGNSTYIETPAFIKAKRAVINVKNTNDSKCFVWSVLSYFHYRRRNMNVDYLMQFENNLNLTGIKFPTTVHDIKKFEVQNLNISITVIAYDAAKKKFFPYRCSIYRQREHKINLLLLSNDTTPKKWHYVLINTCQGYNGLSRLLSHHLSLHNGQVFICPYCFNKFTTNRHANCDGKTNLEKHMDLCSTFAIQRTVLPKQGEMLKFKNFSYTLKNKYIAFADFESFIVPTNNGEELDDDDDENVDDLLGTDIGNSFTRKTQKHVACGYAFIILDESGEIFYGPRVYRATSVGEKIIEQFLDEIIAIGRNCSIDMQQEVPMIELNEEQLLAFNNSTVCFLCNDEFKANEIRIRHHSHTTGHFLGATHKSCNLNAKAPKLLNCFFHNFRGYDSHFIVKALAGRKEKIDCIANSSEKFLTITIDRVRFLDSFQFLSSSLQSLVANLASDTENIDTNFKVMCKIFNDKNQQKLLLRKGVYPYQYITDAEKFEEQQLPAIDSFYSTLSNTALQVDDYEHAQKVWREFNINSLGEYHDLYLLSDCLLLADIFQNFRTVFFTIYKLDVSHFVSLPHFSLNAMLYLTKVRLELISNADMNLLIESGLRGGLSVIPHRHAVANNKYMGANYNPAIENSFLLYLDCTSLYAHTMIAYKLPESNFRFLSQDEITALGDFTSIHDEAETGYIIEADLSYPVNLHELHNSFPLAPLKDQPPYNLFSPYQTDNTVALRREAAARRPSPDTAASATASSRLLATLYNRKRYVLHYRNLKLYLSLGMKLTAVHRVIAFHQSYWLKPFIDLNAQLRKEAKNSFERTLFKFLSNSLFGKLMENNRKRIDFKLITCQKKLESLIAKPSCKRWIVFDKDIVAVQMCKTEIKLDRPIYAGFSILDLSKFTMFNFHYNIFLKMFDPSCVKLCMSDTDSLLYHIKSDDIYAVIKQNLQHFDTSAYPVTHCCYSQLNHGVPGTFKDELKSGIITAFCGLRAKLYSFEYVLSSSASSGSDSSSSSSNNSSSIKDSSYEKFSKHAAKGVARTIINNKLRYDMYMKCLTDRLVQRECFSQLRSYSHDIYQISCAKVALSPFDTKRYIESNGIDTKAWGHYLIEERRREDIDSSSSNTASGTAVTSD; this comes from the exons ATggattatactattgaacgaagtACTAGCATAAATTCGAGTGCAGTTCGCTACAgatttgtttttagaaaaatattcattgatgttgttcaaacattattgcaaattttaaagccgaaagtaattgaattaattgttgaagaaagtgataattttgacaaaaatattaaatggtattttgttacaactgttcaattgaaaaaagtaaatgttGATAGCGGCAGCAGCAGCGATCAATCGCAACAAGAAGAAATCGTTGAAACTATGACAAACGCATCGTTTTACAGTTATACGTCATTGTTAATTAATGTTGATGAACAATTAGATATTTTGCAAGACCAATTTATTAGTGgtgtagagaaaattgaatcaacgcttgataaatttattaggTACGGCAGTGGTTGGTCTGTAGTTAGaatcatttcatttgatttgaatattactcGTTACAATCCTTTAGCTGGCGGAAATAGTACATACATTGAAACACCTGcttttataaaagcaaaaagagccgttataaatgtaaaaaacaCAAATGATAGTAAATGTTTTGTATGGAGTGTACTTAGCTATTTTCATTACAGACGTAGAAATATGAATGTTGACTATCTgatgcaatttgaaaataatctaaatttgacCGGTATTAAGTTTCCTACTACAGTGCAtgacattaaaaaatttgaagtgcaaaatttaaacatttctatAACAGTGATTGCTTATGATGCTgctaaaaaaaagtttttcccgTACCGTTGTTCAATTTATAGACAACGCGAACATAAAATCAATCTTCTACTATTGTCAAATGATACAACGCCGAAAAAATGGCATTATGTTCTGATAAACACGTGTCAAGGGTATAACGGATTGTCACGGCTACTGAGTCATCACTTGTCTTTGCATAATGGTCAAGTGTTCATTTGTCCATATTGTTTTAACAAATTTACAACTAACCGGCATGCAAATTGCGATGGAAAAACCAATCTAGAAAAACATATGGATTTGTGTTCAACATTTGCAATACAAAGAACAGTACTACCTAAACAGGGTgaaatgttaaagtttaaaaatttttcGTACACACTAAAAAATAAGTACATTGCATTTgccgattttgaaagttttattgtacCAACAAATAACGGTGAGGAGCTCGATGACGATGACgatgaaaatgttgatgatttGCTCGGAACTGATATAGGAAATAGCTTTACaaggaaaacacaaaaacatgttgcttgcggctatgcgtttattattttagacgaATCAGGTGAAATATTCTACGGCCCACGCGTTTATAGAGCTACAAGTGTTGGcgagaaaattattgaacaatttcttGATGAGATCATTGCCATAGGTCGAAACTGTTCCATTGATATGCAACAAGAAGTGCCcatgattgaattaaatgaagaaCAATTATTAGCTTTTAACAATAGTACAGTATGTTTCTTGTGCAACGATGAATTTAAAGCCAACGAAATTCGTATTAGGCACCATTCTCATACAACAGGCCATTTTCTCGGTGCAACGCACAAGTCATGTAATTTAAATGCAAAAGCACCAAAACTAttaaactgtttttttcataattttcgcgGATATGATAGTCATTTCATTGTTAAGGCATTAGCAGGACGAAAGGAGaaaattgattgtattgcaaACTCATCGGAAAAATTCCTCACAATTACAATAGATCGAGTACGTTTCCTTGACAGTTTTCAATTCTTAAGCTCAAGTCTACAGTCACTTGTTGCCAATCTTGCAAGTGATACAGAAAACATTGATACTAATTTCAAAGTAATGTGTAAAATAttcaacgataaaaatcaacaaaaacttTTACTACGTAAAGGCGTGTACCCGTATCAGTACATAACAGATgctgaaaaatttgaagaacagCAATTGCCGGCAATTGACTCATTTTACAGTACACTTAGTAATACAGCATTGCAAGTAGACGATTACGAGCATGCACAGAAAGTTTGGCGCGAATTTAACATAAACTCATTGGGTGAATATCATGATCTCTACCTTTTGTCAGATTGCTTACTGCtggcagatatttttcaaaattttaggactgtattttttacaatttacaaacTGGATGTATCACACTTTGTATCGTTACCGCATTTTTCGTTGAATGCAATGTTATATTTGACTAAAGTACGTTTAGAATTAATTAGCAATGCTGATATGAACTTGCTCATAGAATCTGGTTTACGCGGTGGTCTGTCAGTTATTCCCCACCGTCATGCAGtcgcaaacaataaatatatgggCGCAAATTATAACCCAgctattgaaaatagttttttgctCTATCTTGATTGTACAAGCTTATACGCACATACAATGATTGCCTACAAGCTACCTGAatcaaatttcagatttttatcaCAAGATGAAATTACGGCTTTAGGCGATTTTACAAGCATACACGATGAAGCCGAGACTGGCTATATAATTGAAGCAGACCTGTCCTATCCAGTTAATTTACACGAATTACATAACAGCTTCCCCCTGGCACCATTAAAAGATCAGCCGCCTTACAACCTGTTCTCTCCATATCAAACAGACAACACTGTTGCTCTGCGCAGAGAAGCGGCCGCGCGCCGCCCGTCTCCCGACACAGCCGCCTCCGCCACCGCGTCATCACGTCTTTTAGCCACCCTTTATAATCGTAAACGATATGTACTCcactatagaaatttgaaactttatttaagCTTGGGCATGAAATTGACTGCTGTACATAGAGTAATCGCTTTTCATCAGTCGTACTGGCTTAAaccgtttattgatttgaatgcgCAACTGAGAAAGGAagcaaaaaattcatttgaacgtaccctctttaaatttctttcaaatagtctGTTCGGAAAGTTGATGGAGAATAATAGGAAAAGAATAGATTTTAAGCTAATCACTTGtcagaaaaaattggaaagtttGATTGCAAAACCAAGCTGTAAACGATGGATTGTGTTTGACAAAGACATTGTCGCTGTACAAATgtgtaaaacagaaataaaattagatcgtccaatttatgctggtttttcaattcttgatttgagtaaatttacaatgttcaatttccactacaacattttcttgaaaatgttcgaTCCAAGCTGTGTTAAATTATGCATGAGCGATACAGACTCGTtgctatatcatatcaaatcggacgatatctatgcagttatcaaacaaaatctTCAACATTTTGACACAAGTGCTTATCCTGTCACACATTGTTGTTATAGTCAATTGAACCATGGTGTGCCTGGCACatttaaagatgaattaaaatCTGGCATTATTACGGCTTTTTGCGGTCTTCGTGCAaaactttacagttttgaatatgtactaAGCAGTAGTGCTAGTAGCGGCAGTgacagtagtagtagtagtagtaataatagTAGTAGTATTAAGGATAGttcttatgaaaaatttagCAAGCACGCAGCTAAAGGCGTAGCAAGaacaattataaacaataaactaagatATGACATGTAC ATGAAATGCCTGACAGATAGATTAGTTCAACGTGAATGCTTTTCACAATTACGCAGTTATTCacatgatatttatcaaatatcgtGTGCCAAAGTTGCATTATCACCATTTGACacaaaaagatacattgaatcaaACGGTATAGATACGAAAGCGTGGGgtcattatttaatagaagagagaagaagagaagatattgatagcagcagcagcaacacgGCTAGCGGGACTGCTGTTACGTCAGATTGA